The following are encoded in a window of Rhodopirellula islandica genomic DNA:
- a CDS encoding PVC-type heme-binding CxxCH protein has translation MTVPHTFLATVAVLFVCSSPSFSEAKTPALELKPGDHICLIGNALGERMQHENHFETQLHAVRPELDLTVRNLCVPGDEPKIRLRSLDFGSPDEHLTHSSADVVLMFFGYNESHRLAEGLDEKKVLRDFANELDELISHTQTQVYNGKTSPRIAVISPIAFEETGDPNLPKAGPRNSALSKITRTMRSVAEQRGVSFVNLFTPTKERFDNDDRRLTLDGAQLNSNGYAALAPILVRGLLGEVDVPEQANPALLAAVADKNFHWFNRYRAVNGYSIYGKRGTAGSDGTYNNRSVMNRELEILDQMTANRDARLWEIADGKTVNAPIDDSNTLPFIIPKTNVGGPNDPNAKRGKLGSLEYLTTDEQLKTFTLLDGYEIQLVASEQQFPELANPVALDFDAQGRLWVSTMPSYPHWKPKSAMDDKLLILEDTDGDGDADVCKTFAGGLHQPTGFEIGRGGVYVGGQHDIYFLEDTDGDDVADKRTRAIIGFDTADSHHGLAAFEFGPGGQLYAQEGTFKFTQIESPYGLTRNLEGGVFRYDPTTQKFGVHVNFAFANPWGFGFNEWGQDFIGDASPGKSYWATGISTRLDYPLKHPGGAQHRRVASEQGYDDGLVDYQTFYRKRIRPLAGCRFLSSEHFPEDMQGNFLVTNVIGDRAVLRHKVVEKDSGYEGTEEPMLVGGGDGNFRPVDIEIGPDGSLYIIDWHNALIGHLQHNLRDPSRDHSHGRIWRLTHKERPLVNLPAIAETSTEDLIDQLCSEVGRKNQRHAYRVRRELHARPNDEVLGAANAKREACVATEDDDHDLLELLWLHQAHNRVDEELLTAVLSSDDHDARSAATRVLSFWADRIGDTSQRYEALVADEHPRVRMEALRGISHAVGEPWALNDQDRLIRTALRVMEMPMDHYLDYALEESMQRFEQVIASRAPYLPEEANATPPSAHAHAGHIQPQVGYAVDQVHLLTDPGATFDGHGHKVAPYVAALPVFFDLSPEIVRYQIERLATPALLAVPRDSNDPKYLPLHAAILARGEVRDQDRRAALDALVALQDSDPGDVLLGVIENLDWKNKDQRDVTRKAARGLSNMLLKLPAGNLESLRDRFVTAAKKGDAAIAPVALAGLIVSGEDVAAFEIAKRSDAARVNWLTGVAMLPDRLGRESQRERVVELLSDSDKKEVVAAAIRTLAVVPGDWNDTFERVGNLACNGFREDGIATLLAIPKNAYQPETSLKLARHLVNFAERTPAKNRTSDAFIDAMQVADRAIAKLPRQAAKQFRDRLREITVRLVRIKTVDEEMRYDVPYFAVEAGRPVQVVLENHDGMPHNLVFTVPGALKEVANLGLQAGPRGGFQGKQYVPESDLVLHSTDLVASNEKEALTFTAPTEPGEYPYVCTFPQHWYRMYGVMVVVEDLDAYNANPFEPADPIGNNRSFVQAWTINDFAGDKLTEGLRGRTAEIGQKIFEQATCASCHQVAGKGGQIGPALDEVVDKWKGDSREVLQEILHPSDRIDDKYAMHLVLTVDGQTFSGLLVEETDDVVKLLANAEAKEPTVIEQNEIEQMVKTSTSMMPKALLDQYTEDEIFELLNYILSHQR, from the coding sequence ATGACAGTTCCCCACACTTTCCTCGCCACCGTGGCGGTGTTGTTTGTATGTTCGTCCCCAAGTTTCAGTGAGGCGAAAACGCCTGCCTTGGAACTCAAACCGGGTGACCACATTTGCCTGATCGGCAATGCACTCGGCGAACGAATGCAGCACGAGAACCACTTCGAAACCCAACTGCACGCGGTTCGCCCCGAACTCGATCTCACCGTTCGCAACCTATGCGTCCCCGGTGACGAGCCCAAAATTCGATTGCGAAGTTTGGATTTCGGGTCGCCCGATGAACACCTGACGCACAGTTCCGCGGACGTCGTTCTGATGTTCTTTGGCTACAACGAATCTCATCGTTTGGCGGAAGGACTCGACGAGAAAAAAGTGCTGCGGGATTTCGCGAATGAACTGGATGAATTGATCAGCCACACTCAGACGCAGGTCTACAACGGCAAAACCAGCCCTCGGATCGCGGTCATATCCCCCATCGCGTTTGAAGAAACGGGTGACCCGAATTTGCCGAAAGCTGGCCCTCGAAACTCGGCCCTCAGCAAGATCACCCGGACGATGCGATCCGTGGCGGAGCAACGAGGAGTCTCGTTCGTCAATTTGTTCACCCCTACCAAGGAACGGTTCGATAATGACGACCGCCGATTGACGCTGGATGGCGCTCAACTGAATTCGAACGGCTACGCCGCGTTGGCTCCGATTTTGGTTCGTGGATTGCTTGGTGAAGTGGATGTGCCCGAACAAGCCAACCCAGCCTTGCTGGCCGCTGTCGCCGACAAGAACTTTCACTGGTTCAATCGCTATCGTGCTGTCAACGGTTACTCGATCTATGGCAAACGCGGGACCGCGGGCAGTGACGGGACCTACAACAACCGTTCGGTCATGAACCGGGAACTGGAGATTCTCGACCAGATGACCGCCAACCGCGACGCGCGACTGTGGGAAATCGCAGACGGCAAGACCGTCAACGCCCCCATCGACGATTCCAACACGCTGCCGTTCATCATTCCCAAAACCAACGTGGGTGGCCCCAATGATCCCAACGCGAAACGTGGCAAGCTTGGGTCACTGGAATACCTGACGACCGACGAGCAACTCAAGACGTTCACTTTGCTCGATGGCTACGAGATTCAATTGGTCGCCTCCGAGCAACAGTTCCCTGAACTGGCCAACCCGGTCGCGCTGGACTTTGACGCCCAGGGACGCTTGTGGGTTTCAACCATGCCCAGTTACCCCCACTGGAAACCCAAATCAGCAATGGATGACAAGCTGCTGATTTTGGAAGACACCGATGGCGATGGCGACGCCGACGTGTGCAAAACCTTCGCCGGCGGATTGCACCAACCCACCGGTTTTGAGATTGGACGTGGCGGCGTTTATGTCGGCGGCCAACATGACATCTACTTCCTGGAAGACACCGACGGCGACGATGTGGCCGACAAACGCACACGAGCAATCATCGGGTTTGACACCGCCGACTCACACCACGGGTTGGCTGCGTTTGAGTTTGGTCCGGGCGGACAACTGTACGCTCAAGAAGGCACGTTCAAGTTCACCCAAATCGAAAGCCCGTATGGGTTGACTCGGAACCTGGAAGGTGGCGTTTTCCGATACGACCCGACGACGCAAAAATTCGGGGTCCACGTCAACTTCGCATTCGCGAACCCTTGGGGATTTGGATTCAACGAATGGGGCCAAGATTTCATCGGTGACGCGTCGCCGGGCAAGAGCTATTGGGCAACCGGCATCAGCACCCGACTGGACTACCCACTCAAGCACCCAGGTGGTGCCCAGCACCGCCGTGTTGCGAGTGAGCAAGGTTACGACGACGGATTGGTCGATTACCAAACATTCTATCGCAAACGCATCCGTCCTCTGGCGGGCTGCCGATTCCTCAGCAGTGAGCATTTTCCCGAGGACATGCAAGGCAATTTCTTGGTGACCAATGTCATCGGTGACCGCGCCGTTCTTCGTCACAAAGTGGTTGAAAAGGACTCCGGCTACGAGGGCACCGAGGAACCAATGCTGGTAGGTGGTGGCGATGGCAACTTCCGTCCTGTCGACATCGAAATCGGTCCAGACGGCTCGCTGTACATCATCGATTGGCACAACGCGCTGATCGGTCACCTCCAGCACAACTTGCGTGACCCCAGTCGCGATCACAGCCACGGACGCATCTGGCGTTTGACTCACAAAGAACGTCCGTTGGTCAATTTGCCTGCGATCGCCGAAACCAGCACTGAAGATCTGATCGATCAACTGTGCTCCGAAGTCGGCCGTAAAAACCAACGTCACGCTTACCGTGTGCGGCGTGAACTGCATGCTCGACCAAACGATGAGGTCCTCGGGGCAGCGAATGCCAAACGGGAAGCATGCGTTGCAACCGAAGACGACGACCATGATTTGTTAGAACTGCTGTGGTTGCATCAAGCTCACAACCGAGTTGACGAAGAACTGCTGACCGCAGTGCTCAGCAGCGACGACCATGACGCTCGCAGTGCCGCCACACGCGTGCTCTCGTTTTGGGCCGACCGAATCGGCGACACCTCCCAACGTTACGAAGCGTTGGTGGCCGACGAACATCCTCGCGTTCGAATGGAAGCTCTCCGGGGCATTTCCCACGCGGTCGGTGAACCGTGGGCACTGAACGACCAAGATCGTTTGATCCGAACCGCCCTGCGTGTCATGGAAATGCCGATGGATCACTACCTCGACTACGCTCTCGAGGAATCGATGCAGCGTTTTGAACAGGTCATCGCGAGCCGAGCTCCGTATTTGCCAGAAGAAGCAAACGCGACACCTCCTTCCGCTCACGCTCACGCCGGTCACATTCAACCGCAAGTCGGATACGCGGTCGATCAAGTTCACTTGCTCACCGACCCCGGCGCGACGTTCGATGGCCACGGGCACAAGGTCGCTCCCTACGTCGCCGCCTTGCCAGTCTTCTTTGACCTGTCGCCTGAGATCGTTCGCTATCAAATCGAGCGATTGGCGACGCCCGCCTTGCTGGCCGTCCCGCGCGATTCCAATGATCCCAAGTACTTGCCTTTGCATGCCGCGATTCTCGCCCGTGGGGAAGTTCGCGACCAAGACCGACGAGCGGCCCTGGATGCCTTGGTCGCTCTGCAAGATTCCGACCCTGGCGATGTCTTGCTGGGAGTCATCGAAAACCTGGACTGGAAGAACAAGGACCAACGCGACGTCACTCGCAAGGCGGCTCGCGGGCTGTCGAACATGTTGCTGAAGCTTCCCGCCGGGAATTTGGAATCCTTGCGAGACCGATTCGTCACGGCGGCAAAGAAGGGTGACGCCGCGATTGCTCCCGTCGCATTGGCTGGATTGATCGTGTCCGGTGAGGACGTCGCTGCATTCGAAATCGCCAAGCGGTCCGACGCTGCTCGCGTGAACTGGTTGACAGGCGTCGCGATGCTCCCCGATCGTCTGGGTCGCGAATCGCAGCGTGAGCGTGTGGTCGAATTGTTATCGGACAGCGACAAAAAAGAGGTCGTTGCTGCTGCAATCCGCACCCTCGCGGTCGTCCCCGGTGATTGGAACGACACCTTTGAGCGAGTCGGAAACCTTGCCTGCAACGGTTTTCGCGAGGATGGCATTGCCACGCTGCTCGCGATCCCCAAGAACGCTTACCAACCGGAAACGTCTCTCAAACTCGCACGCCATCTCGTCAACTTTGCCGAGCGGACACCAGCGAAGAACCGAACCAGCGATGCGTTCATCGATGCGATGCAGGTTGCCGATCGTGCGATTGCCAAATTGCCTCGCCAAGCAGCCAAGCAGTTCCGTGATCGTCTGCGTGAGATCACGGTGCGTTTGGTTCGCATCAAAACGGTGGACGAAGAAATGCGTTACGACGTCCCTTACTTCGCCGTGGAAGCGGGACGCCCGGTGCAGGTCGTCTTGGAAAACCACGACGGGATGCCTCACAACCTGGTGTTCACTGTCCCGGGAGCACTGAAAGAGGTCGCGAATTTGGGACTGCAAGCGGGTCCACGTGGCGGTTTCCAAGGGAAACAGTACGTGCCTGAGTCCGATCTCGTTTTGCACAGCACTGACCTGGTTGCCTCCAACGAAAAGGAAGCCTTGACCTTCACGGCTCCCACTGAACCCGGTGAGTACCCGTACGTTTGCACGTTCCCTCAACACTGGTACCGCATGTACGGCGTGATGGTGGTCGTCGAAGACCTTGACGCTTACAACGCGAATCCTTTTGAACCCGCCGACCCAATTGGGAACAACCGATCGTTTGTCCAAGCGTGGACGATCAACGACTTCGCTGGCGACAAGCTGACGGAAGGTTTGCGTGGTCGAACCGCCGAAATTGGCCAGAAGATCTTTGAGCAAGCCACCTGTGCGAGTTGCCACCAGGTCGCTGGCAAAGGCGGGCAAATCGGCCCTGCTCTCGATGAGGTCGTCGACAAGTGGAAAGGCGATTCACGAGAGGTGCTCCAAGAGATCCTGCATCCGTCGGATCGCATCGACGACAAGTACGCGATGCACTTGGTGCTCACCGTGGATGGACAAACCTTCTCGGGACTGTTGGTCGAAGAAACCGACGACGTCGTGAAGCTGTTGGCTAACGCGGAGGCCAAGGAGCCGACCGTGATTGAACAGAATGAGATCGAGCAAATGGTCAAGACATCGACTTCGATGATGCCCAAGGCTTTGTTGGATCAGTACACCGAAGACGAGATCTTCGAGCTGCTGAACTACATCCTCAGCCATCAAAGGTGA
- a CDS encoding GTPase-activating protein: protein MSEKRQRLAAWLLATSLSTSSCLATVAVQADELQFGAPTLAVPADSFGVIDDASDRDAIEPRVAGPAVVIRENSDSSRSHLQFREQNGSWSSQSGPIGSAIQLLPPQLAPPSPVEEPVFLGNADANGTEQIVRTPRMVTREDARLNGVRKTWEPKGPLFTQTEPSMILRGPESAEAELDQPTREQLADNVPDSFDPTKMPSEFDSRPTRSVSDRNADSMWDGQPNPNATQWNARRNISEVSPLRDPMPSTTMAPIGSGALPQRTGPAIQPPALPPAKVEALPSLPALNAPSFLGSEMDEEVSDLPQKVDELTSKIEELTQQLNALKSSKPELVEPTTVPAKPAQEAPGNVIPPSIPKTRSAIDSLPEMKPSQSPSELPSLKDAKSSTARETIGSGLQNRELSLETPQSLMAPKSAAKPKSLETELESVEKEKEDTERRLNESIAEQLRREEARDRSQIKEREDRMSLESASPRRAKERTEGIFDEKDSDELSRVPLQAVDRDRLTPLEDAPSGSVSLRDIRGNDLGEADLEDLYAGELDQDGEQLDSSEQPRLSLAQLDATGRPKTHSGKGAGANLSTGVMRMQQPIVQCLQHYYGRREQADGRSNWGMMHAVMVFGPDTRLIARGRDYSTIAWMAGNNVCRGQRLMEIEGGKIKAREGVGLQGHQAQWLAVLAMVGVPSDYPLYVDGQKFSVADLVKVEAAACKEGQELTFSLIGLSHYLDTETTWVGADGERWDFSRLIAAELDQPVVGSACGGTHRLMGFAHALRKRRLEGQPIDGQWARAEQFLDDFVDYTLRLQNRDGSMSTDWFESRQDNGDLDRKVQTTGHMVEFLLTHLPDEKLLEPEVLRSVTFLLNSMLKGRNNDWSIGPKGHALRSLALFHQRVYGEPAPLANPRSVARQRQPNRRSR, encoded by the coding sequence GTGTCAGAAAAACGCCAACGTTTGGCCGCTTGGTTGCTCGCAACAAGCTTGTCGACGTCTTCGTGTCTCGCCACCGTGGCCGTTCAGGCGGACGAACTTCAGTTCGGTGCGCCCACGCTGGCTGTGCCAGCGGACTCGTTCGGGGTGATCGATGATGCGAGCGATCGCGACGCGATCGAGCCTCGCGTCGCGGGTCCCGCCGTGGTGATTCGCGAAAACAGCGACTCTTCGCGATCCCATTTGCAGTTTCGCGAACAAAACGGTTCGTGGAGCTCGCAATCCGGACCAATCGGATCCGCGATCCAGTTGTTGCCGCCGCAACTTGCTCCGCCTTCTCCGGTGGAGGAACCTGTGTTCTTGGGCAACGCGGATGCCAACGGCACCGAGCAGATCGTGCGGACGCCGCGGATGGTCACTCGGGAAGATGCTCGGCTGAACGGTGTCCGCAAGACCTGGGAACCGAAAGGTCCTCTGTTCACCCAGACCGAACCGTCGATGATCTTGCGTGGTCCCGAATCGGCCGAAGCTGAATTGGACCAGCCCACTCGGGAGCAGTTGGCCGACAACGTGCCGGATTCATTTGATCCGACCAAGATGCCGTCCGAATTTGATTCACGTCCAACGCGATCGGTCTCAGACCGAAATGCCGATTCGATGTGGGACGGGCAGCCCAATCCCAATGCGACGCAGTGGAACGCTCGGCGAAACATCAGCGAGGTTTCGCCGCTTCGAGACCCAATGCCTTCGACCACGATGGCGCCGATTGGCAGCGGAGCCTTGCCGCAACGAACCGGTCCTGCAATTCAACCACCAGCCCTTCCACCTGCGAAGGTGGAGGCTCTTCCGAGCCTGCCAGCTTTGAACGCACCGTCGTTCCTCGGATCAGAGATGGACGAGGAAGTCAGCGATCTGCCGCAAAAGGTCGATGAACTGACCAGCAAGATCGAAGAGCTGACTCAACAGCTCAACGCCTTGAAGTCCAGCAAACCGGAGTTGGTTGAACCGACAACGGTGCCTGCGAAACCGGCCCAGGAAGCTCCCGGCAATGTGATTCCACCTAGCATTCCGAAAACGCGATCGGCAATCGATTCCTTGCCGGAAATGAAGCCGTCGCAATCACCCAGTGAATTGCCATCGCTCAAGGACGCGAAATCATCGACGGCTCGCGAAACCATCGGGAGCGGGTTGCAAAACCGGGAGCTGTCGTTGGAAACGCCGCAGTCGTTGATGGCGCCGAAGTCAGCGGCGAAACCGAAGTCGCTGGAAACAGAGCTGGAGTCGGTTGAAAAGGAAAAGGAAGACACGGAACGCCGCCTGAACGAAAGCATCGCGGAACAACTTCGCCGTGAAGAGGCTCGGGATCGTTCTCAGATCAAAGAACGTGAAGACCGAATGTCGTTGGAATCCGCTTCGCCGCGACGAGCGAAAGAACGCACGGAGGGGATCTTCGATGAAAAGGATTCCGATGAGTTGTCGCGTGTTCCGCTGCAAGCGGTGGACCGCGATCGATTGACGCCACTCGAGGACGCTCCATCGGGATCGGTGAGCCTGCGAGACATTCGTGGCAACGATCTGGGCGAAGCGGATCTGGAAGACCTGTATGCGGGTGAGTTGGATCAGGACGGTGAACAACTCGACTCCTCGGAACAACCACGTTTGAGTTTGGCTCAGCTGGATGCCACGGGACGCCCCAAGACTCACAGTGGCAAGGGTGCCGGGGCGAACTTGAGCACCGGTGTGATGCGAATGCAGCAACCGATCGTTCAGTGCCTGCAGCACTACTACGGGCGTCGTGAACAGGCCGATGGACGCAGCAATTGGGGCATGATGCATGCCGTGATGGTGTTCGGACCGGACACCCGGTTGATTGCTCGCGGACGGGACTACAGCACGATCGCTTGGATGGCCGGCAACAACGTCTGCCGCGGTCAACGATTGATGGAAATCGAAGGCGGGAAGATCAAGGCTCGCGAGGGCGTGGGATTGCAAGGTCACCAAGCCCAGTGGTTGGCCGTCTTGGCCATGGTTGGCGTGCCAAGTGATTACCCTCTGTACGTGGACGGCCAGAAATTCAGCGTCGCGGACTTGGTCAAAGTCGAAGCGGCCGCCTGCAAAGAAGGCCAGGAACTGACGTTCAGCTTGATTGGATTGTCGCACTACTTGGACACCGAAACGACTTGGGTCGGTGCTGATGGCGAGCGTTGGGACTTCTCTCGTTTGATCGCAGCGGAACTGGATCAACCGGTGGTTGGATCAGCGTGTGGCGGGACTCACCGCCTGATGGGGTTTGCTCACGCGTTGCGGAAGCGACGTTTGGAAGGCCAGCCCATCGATGGCCAATGGGCTCGTGCTGAGCAGTTCCTGGATGACTTCGTCGACTACACCCTGCGATTGCAAAACCGCGATGGTTCGATGAGCACAGATTGGTTCGAGTCGCGTCAAGACAATGGCGATTTGGATCGCAAGGTCCAAACGACTGGGCACATGGTCGAGTTCTTGCTGACGCACTTGCCCGACGAAAAGTTGCTGGAACCGGAGGTGTTGCGATCGGTCACGTTCTTGCTCAATTCCATGTTGAAGGGACGCAACAACGATTGGTCGATTGGACCCAAGGGGCACGCCTTGCGATCGTTGGCACTGTTCCATCAACGCGTCTATGGCGAACCAGCACCGCTGGCGAACCCACGCAGCGTCGCTCGGCAACGACAACCAAACCGACGTTCCCGTTGA
- a CDS encoding DMT family transporter — MSSDSSFDQSEFAGSEVSAKIQAAWWRRLGEGMISPGIGFGIVAGIASAVLYTLANISLRNAISVDPFIVSTFKAAPTVLVLTPYLAAVKASGRPIATSRQWIPIFIPIALVGQVIGNGAFQVALGSVGLAASVPITLGSLLIGSAILGRIMLREPVRPRTLVSIGTLIIAVIVLSQSRGVDPVDWTASSADLSDEPVDWLHSPVIGALCAVSSGLAYAVFSTSMRFTMKRGMLASMAMWISGVSGTVALAGIVAVRTGWSPIADIPAAMWQSMILAGIFNFTAFVAISTALKVLPVVAVHLINASQVAMASLAGVIVFEEPVTKLLVIGISLTLAGLTILATRRRPTPVSPPTFQSTFRSE; from the coding sequence ATGAGTTCTGATTCATCGTTCGATCAGAGCGAGTTCGCAGGCAGTGAGGTGAGTGCAAAGATTCAGGCTGCTTGGTGGCGGCGTTTGGGGGAGGGGATGATATCGCCGGGAATAGGCTTCGGCATCGTGGCGGGAATCGCCTCGGCGGTGTTGTACACGTTGGCGAACATCTCGCTTCGGAACGCGATTTCGGTCGATCCGTTCATCGTTTCGACGTTCAAAGCGGCTCCGACAGTGTTGGTTCTGACGCCCTACTTGGCCGCCGTCAAAGCCAGCGGACGTCCGATCGCGACCAGTCGCCAGTGGATTCCGATTTTCATCCCGATCGCCCTGGTCGGACAAGTGATTGGCAATGGTGCGTTTCAGGTGGCGCTCGGCAGCGTCGGTTTGGCCGCGTCGGTGCCGATCACACTGGGATCGTTGTTGATCGGCAGTGCAATTTTGGGGCGGATCATGCTGAGGGAACCGGTGCGGCCACGGACATTGGTTTCCATTGGCACTCTGATCATCGCCGTGATCGTGTTGTCTCAGTCTCGCGGGGTGGATCCCGTCGATTGGACGGCCTCGTCTGCGGATCTTTCTGACGAGCCGGTGGATTGGTTGCATTCCCCGGTCATCGGTGCTTTGTGTGCGGTTTCGTCAGGATTGGCCTATGCCGTGTTCAGCACATCGATGCGTTTCACCATGAAACGCGGGATGTTGGCATCGATGGCGATGTGGATCAGCGGTGTCTCGGGCACGGTGGCTTTGGCGGGCATTGTCGCAGTCAGAACGGGATGGTCGCCGATTGCTGACATCCCTGCTGCGATGTGGCAATCGATGATCTTGGCGGGGATTTTCAATTTCACTGCGTTCGTGGCGATTTCAACGGCACTGAAGGTGTTGCCCGTCGTGGCAGTTCACTTGATCAATGCTTCCCAGGTTGCGATGGCCAGCCTCGCGGGCGTGATTGTGTTCGAGGAGCCGGTGACAAAGCTGCTCGTGATTGGCATATCGTTGACCCTGGCCGGGCTGACGATTCTTGCCACCCGGCGGAGGCCGACTCCGGTTTCACCGCCTACATTCCAGTCAACCTTTCGTTCGGAATAA
- a CDS encoding DeoR/GlpR family DNA-binding transcription regulator: protein MTTDERRDRLRDLVKDRGFAALGELASQLSVSESTIRRDLEMLEEAGLARRTHGGVYWTGDSDTISVFESRNDDSWAAKQAIGRAASELIADHDTILLDGGSTVYELARLIVHRPLQVVTNSLPVAHLLSTSDSIDLVMIGGCVRGRTSVTIGPLADSQLATIHVTTAFLSVAGVSPRGLFNSDMMLVESEKAMLASAERGIVLADHSKFGKTSLSRICELHQIDTVVTDDGLDSDAKAWLESAGVQLRLAQSPLAQSPQKTSAPAPAAPSSNSSPTHSLNNANLT, encoded by the coding sequence GTGACCACCGACGAACGTCGAGATCGATTGCGTGATTTGGTCAAAGACCGCGGATTCGCGGCTTTGGGCGAACTGGCGTCGCAATTGTCGGTCAGCGAATCAACGATCCGTCGCGATCTGGAAATGCTGGAAGAAGCTGGATTGGCCCGTCGGACCCATGGCGGCGTTTACTGGACTGGCGATTCCGACACGATCAGCGTGTTCGAATCCCGCAACGATGACTCCTGGGCAGCCAAGCAAGCCATCGGCCGGGCGGCGTCCGAACTGATTGCCGATCACGACACCATTTTGCTGGACGGCGGCAGCACGGTTTACGAACTGGCTCGGCTGATTGTCCACCGACCGCTGCAAGTGGTCACAAATTCACTGCCGGTCGCTCACCTGTTGTCGACCAGCGACTCGATTGACCTGGTCATGATCGGCGGCTGCGTTCGCGGCCGAACTTCGGTCACGATCGGCCCACTCGCCGATTCCCAACTGGCAACCATCCACGTCACGACCGCTTTCTTGTCGGTCGCCGGCGTCTCGCCACGCGGCCTTTTCAACAGCGACATGATGCTGGTGGAAAGCGAAAAGGCGATGCTCGCTTCGGCTGAACGAGGCATCGTGTTGGCCGACCACAGCAAGTTCGGAAAAACCAGTTTGAGCCGAATATGCGAATTGCATCAGATCGACACGGTTGTCACGGACGACGGGCTGGATTCTGACGCGAAAGCGTGGCTGGAATCTGCCGGTGTCCAACTACGCTTGGCCCAATCACCGCTGGCCCAGTCCCCACAAAAGACCTCGGCACCGGCTCCGGCCGCGCCCTCATCGAACTCCTCCCCCACCCATTCCTTGAACAACGCGAATCTCACATGA
- the pduL gene encoding phosphate propanoyltransferase — MSLAVDRSRIESLVRNAIRQSGVASPAPAIASAGQQPLGWVDGKPNLRVSISARHCHLTDEHVEILFGRGSVLEPDKDLYQDGFYAAKQTVMVVGPRKRMLPSVRVLGPTRGASQVELALTDSISLGINAPVRHSGKIEGTPGCVLVGPAGSVQLEQGVIRAARHVHMNFADAEYYGVSNGDMMQLSIRSPDCSVSFEDVLVRADKAAKLEVHIDTDEGNACNLDAATEVELKKSGCACQH; from the coding sequence ATGAGCTTGGCTGTCGATCGTTCACGCATTGAATCCCTCGTTCGCAACGCGATCCGTCAATCGGGCGTGGCATCTCCTGCCCCTGCGATCGCATCCGCCGGCCAACAGCCTCTCGGTTGGGTCGATGGCAAACCGAATTTGCGAGTCAGCATTTCTGCCCGCCACTGTCACCTGACCGACGAGCACGTCGAGATTTTGTTCGGACGTGGCAGTGTCTTGGAACCCGACAAAGACCTTTACCAAGATGGTTTTTACGCGGCCAAGCAAACGGTCATGGTCGTCGGACCTCGCAAACGGATGCTCCCCAGCGTTCGCGTGCTCGGGCCCACACGTGGCGCTAGCCAAGTGGAACTGGCACTGACCGATTCGATCTCACTGGGCATCAATGCACCGGTTCGCCACAGCGGCAAAATCGAAGGCACGCCGGGTTGCGTGTTGGTTGGCCCCGCCGGCAGCGTTCAGCTCGAACAAGGCGTCATCCGCGCCGCTCGCCACGTTCACATGAACTTTGCCGACGCCGAGTACTACGGCGTTTCCAACGGCGACATGATGCAACTTTCGATTCGCAGTCCCGACTGCAGCGTTTCATTCGAAGACGTTTTGGTTCGGGCTGACAAAGCCGCCAAGTTGGAAGTTCACATCGACACGGACGAAGGCAACGCCTGCAACTTAGACGCAGCGACGGAAGTCGAACTGAAGAAGTCCGGATGTGCTTGCCAGCACTGA
- a CDS encoding BMC domain-containing protein produces the protein MAKISEALGMIETKGFVSAVEATDAMMKAANVQFLGWDKIGAGLATVFVTGDVAAVKAATDAGAAAAGRVGEVVSVQVIPRPHGDLEKILKLPSTSKK, from the coding sequence ATGGCCAAAATCAGTGAAGCCCTCGGCATGATCGAAACCAAAGGTTTCGTTTCAGCAGTGGAGGCAACCGACGCAATGATGAAAGCCGCCAACGTTCAGTTCCTTGGTTGGGACAAGATCGGTGCTGGCTTGGCAACCGTGTTCGTCACCGGCGATGTCGCTGCTGTCAAAGCAGCCACCGATGCCGGTGCTGCAGCAGCCGGTCGCGTTGGCGAAGTCGTCAGCGTTCAAGTGATCCCACGCCCTCACGGCGATTTGGAAAAGATCCTGAAGTTGCCTTCGACCAGCAAAAAGTGA
- a CDS encoding BMC domain-containing protein: protein MNDAIGLIETKGLLPLVEATDAMAKAANVAVVKRVDLGGGMVTTVVSGDVGSVRAAVEAGAAAAAQVGELVSSHVIARPAEGLMNAYFN from the coding sequence ATGAACGATGCCATTGGTTTGATTGAAACGAAGGGCCTCTTGCCGTTGGTCGAAGCCACCGACGCGATGGCCAAAGCCGCCAACGTCGCTGTTGTCAAACGCGTCGACCTCGGTGGTGGCATGGTCACAACCGTCGTCAGCGGTGACGTCGGCAGCGTCCGCGCCGCCGTTGAAGCCGGTGCCGCCGCAGCCGCTCAAGTCGGCGAATTGGTCAGCAGCCACGTGATCGCTCGTCCAGCCGAAGGCTTGATGAACGCTTACTTCAATTGA